A single region of the Marinobacter bohaiensis genome encodes:
- a CDS encoding glycoside hydrolase family 3 protein, giving the protein MNTGPSTTPFQRRRGVSRTSAHPAFPRAGFTRLSTLSVVALAALAGCKDNSGDTDYEQPELGAETVSLIDVDDYQFKDMNANGTLDPYEDWRLGADERADDLVARMTLAEKAGAMLHINMDSDGTEAYTLTRIEQFAGAGVSRRNDAPAEYIDYTNRVQAAAENTRLSIPFAISTDPRSHVGDSQYGVSLLQEGLTQWPQPAGFGAIAMGDEAAGLEMTEEAGEVIREEYRALGIQVALHPQVDLPTEPRWGRIMGNFATEDATLTGKLGAAYVRGLQGDELDDDSVAAMAKHFSGGGPQEDGIDAHLEQGKRQVYPGDNFEYHKVPFEALIENNVASIMPYYGIPVDQTSENVGMGFNRDIITGQLRREMGYDGIVCTDWGIISDSESLGGFIGMPWGVEGLSQAERVAKALNAGVDQFGGLDDPQPILDAVDQELVTEERLDRSLRKLLAQKMTLGLFENPYVDAAEVDQHIGQHQDLADQAQIQSTVLLKNDNTLPVATARADTRVYIDGMTAAEVSELGVTGTDDVASADIAIVRVAAPYSVVPGLGISAANAIFQMPGGPLVYGPYDGLSSELSQYTIYDEDDNLVTDPSTYQAANYDDLTRIQDVVANKGSATRVIVDVYMGRPAILTEFIDDVDAVFASFGSSDANLLQLVFGDASPTGKLPFELPSSMEAVEAQYEDVPYDSADPLFDYGYGLSY; this is encoded by the coding sequence ATGAACACAGGACCATCGACTACCCCGTTCCAGAGACGGCGCGGCGTCTCGCGCACGTCCGCCCATCCTGCATTTCCGAGGGCGGGCTTCACCCGCCTTTCCACACTGTCTGTCGTGGCCCTCGCCGCGCTGGCCGGCTGTAAGGACAACAGCGGCGACACCGACTACGAGCAACCGGAACTGGGGGCGGAAACCGTCAGCCTGATCGACGTCGACGATTACCAGTTCAAGGATATGAACGCCAACGGCACGCTGGATCCTTACGAGGACTGGCGCCTGGGCGCCGACGAGCGGGCTGACGATCTGGTGGCGCGCATGACCCTGGCGGAAAAAGCCGGTGCCATGCTGCACATCAACATGGACAGCGACGGCACCGAGGCCTACACCCTGACCCGCATCGAGCAGTTTGCCGGGGCCGGTGTGAGCCGCCGCAACGACGCACCGGCCGAGTACATCGACTACACCAACCGCGTCCAGGCCGCCGCCGAAAACACCCGCCTGAGCATCCCCTTCGCCATCAGCACCGACCCGCGCAGCCATGTGGGTGACAGCCAGTACGGCGTCAGCCTGTTGCAGGAAGGGCTGACCCAGTGGCCCCAGCCGGCCGGCTTCGGCGCCATCGCCATGGGCGACGAGGCGGCGGGTCTGGAAATGACCGAGGAGGCCGGTGAGGTGATCCGCGAGGAATACCGTGCCCTGGGCATCCAGGTGGCCCTGCATCCGCAGGTGGACCTGCCCACCGAGCCCCGCTGGGGCCGCATCATGGGCAATTTCGCCACCGAGGACGCCACCCTCACCGGCAAACTGGGCGCCGCCTACGTGCGCGGCCTGCAGGGGGACGAGCTGGACGACGACAGCGTCGCGGCCATGGCCAAGCACTTCTCCGGCGGCGGCCCGCAGGAGGACGGCATCGACGCCCACCTGGAACAGGGCAAACGCCAGGTCTATCCGGGCGACAACTTTGAATACCACAAGGTGCCGTTCGAGGCCCTGATCGAAAACAACGTGGCCTCGATCATGCCCTACTACGGCATTCCCGTGGACCAGACTTCCGAGAACGTGGGCATGGGCTTCAACCGCGACATCATCACCGGGCAACTGCGCCGGGAGATGGGCTACGACGGCATCGTCTGCACGGACTGGGGCATCATCAGCGATTCCGAATCCCTGGGCGGCTTCATCGGCATGCCCTGGGGCGTGGAGGGCCTCAGCCAGGCTGAGCGGGTGGCCAAGGCGCTCAACGCCGGCGTCGACCAGTTCGGCGGGTTGGACGATCCCCAGCCGATCCTCGATGCGGTGGATCAGGAACTGGTCACCGAGGAGCGCCTGGACCGATCGCTCCGCAAACTGCTGGCGCAGAAAATGACGCTGGGACTGTTCGAGAATCCCTATGTGGATGCCGCCGAGGTCGACCAGCACATCGGCCAGCACCAGGACCTCGCCGACCAGGCGCAGATCCAATCCACCGTGTTGCTGAAGAACGACAACACCCTGCCCGTCGCCACCGCGCGTGCGGACACGAGGGTCTACATCGACGGCATGACCGCCGCCGAGGTCAGTGAACTGGGGGTAACCGGAACCGACGACGTCGCCAGTGCGGATATCGCCATCGTGCGGGTCGCCGCGCCCTACTCCGTGGTGCCGGGCCTGGGCATCTCCGCCGCCAACGCCATCTTCCAGATGCCCGGCGGGCCACTGGTGTACGGCCCCTACGATGGCCTGAGCAGCGAGCTGAGCCAGTACACCATCTACGACGAGGACGACAATCTGGTCACCGACCCGAGCACCTACCAGGCCGCCAACTACGACGACCTGACCCGCATCCAGGACGTGGTCGCCAATAAAGGGAGCGCCACGCGCGTGATCGTGGACGTCTACATGGGCCGCCCGGCGATCCTGACCGAGTTTATCGACGACGTGGACGCGGTCTTCGCCAGCTTCGGCAGCAGCGACGCCAACCTGCTGCAACTGGTGTTCGGCGATGCCAGCCCCACCGGCAAGCTGCCGTTCGAGCTGCCGTCGTCGATGGAAGCGGTCGAGGCGCAATATGAGGATGTGCCCTACGACTCAGCGGATCCGCTGTTCGATTATGGATACGGCCTGAGTTACTGA
- a CDS encoding Rrf2 family transcriptional regulator, with protein sequence MRKDSRLSRVLHVLVHMDQLAGPATSETIAGMLNTNPVVVRRTMALLRKAGYVSSVKGHGGGWSLAMPLADITLYDIHRALGDSSVFTIGLTDEHTGCPIEAAVNTAIDDVLEEAEALLLERFRQVTLDRLQFRSRRGEG encoded by the coding sequence ATGAGAAAAGACAGCCGCCTGTCCCGGGTGCTTCATGTGCTCGTCCATATGGACCAGCTTGCCGGACCCGCCACCTCGGAAACGATCGCCGGGATGCTCAACACCAACCCGGTTGTCGTGCGTCGCACCATGGCACTGCTGCGCAAGGCAGGTTACGTCAGCTCGGTGAAGGGGCACGGTGGCGGCTGGTCGCTGGCCATGCCGCTGGCGGACATCACCCTCTACGATATCCACCGCGCCCTGGGCGACAGCTCCGTATTTACCATCGGCCTGACCGACGAGCATACCGGCTGCCCCATCGAGGCGGCGGTCAACACCGCTATCGACGACGTGCTGGAAGAAGCGGAAGCGCTGCTGCTGGAGCGGTTCCGACAGGTGACGCTGGACCGGCTGCAATTCCGCTCCCGTCGCGGCGAAGGCTGA
- a CDS encoding NAD(P)/FAD-dependent oxidoreductase has translation MQADAIIVGGSFAGLSAAMQLARGQRPIVVIDAGQPRNRFADASHGFFGLDGATPATIRSTALEQLGHYPTVRIIEGEATQADAQEGGFAVRLTNGETATGRKLILATGLRDELPDLPGLVERWGKTVIHCPYCHGYEYRNRNLGVLATGPMSPHQASIIPDWGPTTYFTQGTFTPDDEQRALLERRGVTLETTPVVEILGDAPAITGVRLADGRVIELEALFLGPRSHMASSLAEQLGCAFEEGPAGAVVQVDDFKQTSVPGVYAAGDMSNKMQNATFASASGVMAGVSVHRALMLET, from the coding sequence ATGCAAGCAGATGCCATCATCGTCGGCGGCAGTTTTGCGGGACTTTCGGCCGCGATGCAGTTAGCCCGGGGCCAGCGACCCATCGTGGTGATCGACGCGGGACAGCCCCGCAACCGGTTCGCCGACGCGTCCCATGGCTTCTTCGGGCTCGACGGCGCCACGCCCGCCACCATCCGGAGCACCGCCCTGGAACAGCTCGGCCACTACCCCACGGTGCGGATCATCGAAGGCGAGGCAACCCAGGCTGACGCGCAGGAAGGCGGCTTTGCGGTCCGGCTGACCAACGGAGAGACCGCCACCGGCCGTAAACTCATCCTCGCCACCGGCCTGCGCGACGAGCTGCCGGACCTGCCCGGCCTGGTCGAGCGCTGGGGCAAAACCGTGATCCACTGCCCCTACTGCCACGGCTACGAGTACCGCAACCGGAACCTGGGCGTGCTGGCCACCGGCCCCATGTCGCCGCACCAGGCCAGCATCATCCCGGACTGGGGACCGACCACCTACTTCACCCAGGGCACATTCACGCCTGACGATGAACAGCGAGCGCTTCTGGAGCGCCGGGGTGTCACGTTGGAGACCACACCGGTGGTCGAAATCCTCGGCGATGCCCCAGCCATCACCGGCGTGCGCCTGGCCGACGGCCGCGTCATTGAGCTCGAAGCCCTGTTCCTGGGGCCCAGATCGCATATGGCCAGTTCCCTGGCGGAACAGCTGGGCTGCGCCTTCGAGGAGGGCCCAGCCGGCGCCGTGGTGCAGGTGGACGACTTCAAGCAGACCAGCGTGCCGGGCGTCTATGCGGCGGGGGACATGTCCAACAAGATGCAGAACGCGACCTTTGCGTCGGCGTCGGGTGTGATGGCGGGGGTGAGCGTGCATCGGGCGCTGATGCTGGAGACGTGA